The following nucleotide sequence is from Candidatus Thermoplasmatota archaeon.
ACATGGATCGCCTCAGCGCTCTTCGGCTCCATGACCTCGAACCGCTTCATGCCGAACTGCCCGATCCTCATCGGCTCCTTGGACATTCCTCTCACGCTCCTTTTCCCAGAAGCAGCTTCGCCTGCTCGACCGCTGTCCCCGCATCGGACGAGTAGTGCGCACCTATCTCCTTGGCCCACTCCTCAGACACAGCAGCTCCGCCGACCATGACAGGAGCCTTGATACCCGCGGCCCTGAGCGCCTCGACGACCTCTCTCTGGCCTTCCACTGTCGTCGTCATGAGGGATGACGCGCCGATCAGGCCAGCACCCACTTCCTTGGCCTTAGACACGAAGGTCTCCGTGGGCGCATCCTTGCCGATATCGTGCACCTCGAACCCTCCCGCCTCGAACATGATCCTCACGAGGTTCTTGCCGATATCGTGAATGTCCCCAGCAACGGTCCCCAGCACAACGTTAGCCACAGAGTGCCTCTTCTCCTTGCTCCTCTTCAGCTCGGGCTCGAGGACCTTGATCGCCGCCTCCATGATGGTCGCTGCGTAGATCAGCTCGACAACGAACATCTCCTTGCGCGCGAACTTCTCGCCCACCTCGCGAATACCCTTCGCGAGGCCGTTCTCAATAGCGTCGACGGGGCTCACACCGGCTGCGCGCGCCTTCCTAGCAGCCTCTACCGCAGCCTCTTGCTGCAGCCCCTTGACGCTGTTCTCCAGCTCGTTCAAGATCGATTGCCTGTCCGTCATGATGTCCACCTTTGCTTTGTCGGACTTGAGATGAAATCGCCCAAGTCAATGAATCAAGAGGTTTCAAGCTAGTGACGATGAAAAAATCACTGACGGTTCTCTCCGACCTGGACGCCAGCTCCACCATGCATCAGGAGAAGCATGAGGGACGAGCTAGTTTCAGAAAGATCCAAACGCTTCCTCATCATCTTGAACGCCTTCCTCTTTGAGCTCGTTATGTCAGAGCAGAATTGATATTGGCCAATTCGTACTTAAGGATTGACGACAGCACCTCAGGGTTCCTCGCGACAAAGCAGTACGTGGAAACTTACATAAGTCGGCAATATGTCTTGAACATCAAATGGAGGGAAAACGTGGACGAAATAAAGACATTCAGTCTCCCGAAACTAGCGTATGGATATGCGGATCTCAAGCCCTACATCTCTGAGGAGCAGCTGAAGATACACTACGAGAAGCACCACCAGGCGTATGTGAACGGCGCGAACGGCATCCTCGCCAAGCTGGACAAGGCCCGGGCGGAAGGCGTCGACTACGATGTCAAGGCAACCCTGAAGGAGCTCTCGTGGAACATCGGCGGCCATGTCCTGCACTCGCTGTTCTGGGGCAACCTAGCCCCCAAGGGCAAGGGTGGCGACAAGCCCGGCGGGAAACTAGCGGAATGGCTAGTCAAGGAGTTCGGCACGCTCGACCGGTTCAAGAAGGAGTTCACAATGGCCGCGAATTCCGTGGAAGGCTCCGGCTGGGCCGCTCTGGCACTAGGCGCGCAGACCACGAGGCCGTACCTCATGCAGATCGAGAAGCACAACCTCAACGTGATGCCGACCTACACCATCCTCATGGTCGTAGATGTGTTCGAGCACGCATACTACATCGATTACAAGAACGACCGCGGCAAGTTCCTGGAAGCGTTCTGGAACCTAGTCGACTGGGACGCGGTGGGCAAGAGGCTAGAAGCACACACCTGAACCGACGGATTCTGAAACCCCTTCTGTTCTTCTACCAAATGAGTCTACGTGAGCAATAGTAGGAGAAGTATCGCGCAGACGACCGCCGCGGTCATTAGGAATGATGGCATCAGAGACCGTAAAGTCAACCCTTCTTCGGGATCAATCTGGGAGATCTCGATCCTGTAATTGAAGCCGCAATGTGGGCATACGGTGAAGTAGACTGCCTGCTCCATGGCTCGGCCGCAGGATACGCAAGTCTTGGGATCCAGATGTCGACTCTCTATTGGTTGCCGTCGCAATTCCTTCCCGCAGGAATCGCAGAACATCACTCCCATGGAGTTCTCCCTAGGGCAGCAAGGGCCGCTCATTCGCTCTCCTCCGTGAATCATTCCGCGCTGCTCCCTTAAAGTCCTTTCTAATTGCCGGTCCTTTTCTGAATCCTGCTCTCAGAAACCCTTTTAGACCAGTTCTCTATCCTCCGTTCGATCAGGACAATTGGGAGAGGTCTCCTATGGCGGTAGCGCGGTTGAAGTTCTTCGACAAGGACGAGGAGGAGCTGGTACACGAGCAGAGCCTGAGATGCCTCGAGATGATCGGGGTCATGGTCAAAAGCCAGACGGTTCTCAAGATGCTGGAGCGTGCTGGTGCTGCCATCGATCTCAAGAAGGGGGTCGCTAAGCTCCCCGAGAGGATGGTCATGGACGCCGTCAAGAACGCTCCTAAGAAGATCAAGCTCGGCGCGCGCGACCAGAGACACGAGAGGGAAATCCCTGTGGACACGTATCCTCTCCTCTCGACGACGGGCCTCGCCGTGCACACTCGCGACCTGGAGACTGGGATGCAGAGGCCGACCACGAACAAGGACCTCGCGAACTTCTCAATCATGGCGGACGCGATGCCCGGACTGGATATCTGCTGGACCACGGTTACAGCTAATGATGTCCCTCAGGAGGCGCTCGCCGTCAACTCTCTCTGGACCGTTCTGCAGAACAACACCAAGCACATTCATGTCGTGCCTGCAACTCATGGCGCTGAAGACGCTCGGAAGCAAGTGGAACTCGCATCCCTTGTCGTTGGAGGCCCCGAGCAGCTTAGGAAGAAGCCGATCTTCTCAGTGATCAGTTGCTCGATTGCGCCCCTGTGCTTCGAGAAGGCGGAGATCGAGGCGCAGGCGGAATTCGCGAGGGCGGGCATACCTGTGATATCAATGTCCATGTCGATCTCCGGGCTGTCATCGCCCGTCACGATGGCGGGGACATTGGAGAACATCAACGCTGAAAACCTTGCGAGCCTGGTCATCTCCCAGACGGCCGCCCAGGGAGCGCCGTTCGTCTACAGCTCGGAATCCGCCCCGATGAACATGATGACGGGAGTGATGGACTACAACTCCTATCACCTCCCGCTTATCTCTGCTGGTGCTGCGCAGATGGCCATGCGGTACGGCTTGCCATCCCACACCTCCAGCTGGGGGTTCGAGACGAAGGATCCCGGCATCCAGGCATCGTTGAGCGAGGCCTTCGGTGTCATGCTGAACACGTTCTCCGGCTCTGACATGATGTCCGGCGCTGGGAGCCTGGACAACGCGAAGGGCGCAGCGCTCGAGCAGGTCGTCCTCGACTCGACCGTGTGGCAGGACATCAGGACCTACATGCACAGATTCCCTGTGAGCAAGGATGCGATCGCCCTTAATGTGGTCGAAGCGGTCGGGCACGCCGGCACATTCCTGAAGCACCCACACACGCTCAGGAACTTCAGGACCGATATCCTGGCTCGCGACCAGAGCAAGAGGAACTGGCAGGCGACTCTCTCGACAAGCATGTCCTCAGAGACGAAGGCGATCGCGAAACAGGTCCTCAGGGAGCACAAGGTCCCTGCCCTTCCTGCGGATGTCGTGAAGAGGGGCAACGAGCTCGTGAAGGCGTGGGAGAGGCAGGTAGGGGCCCATTTGGCCCATTAGGACAAACACCATTATACTCCCCCTCAGTAATGCCATGACAGTCAGTTGATGCACGGGATGGGCAAATGAGCGAATCGGACCTTGTCCGCTACTCACGCCGGATGAAGGCGAGCGTCTCCCTCGAGGGGGATGGCACGAGTGCGCACCCTCACTGTGACCTTCCGAGGATCAGTAGAAAGCTGATGGGATTCCCGTTCGCATCTGTCTCAGTGCTCGTAGTGCTAGTTACTCTGTTCCTTATGTCCATGGAACGGGGTGGATGGACCTGGTCGAGCTGGACCTACGCCTTCTCGTTCGTCATCATGATACCGCTGGTGATCTTTGAATTGAAGAGGAAGGCGGTCATCACCGGTGGCGCCATCATACTCCTCTTCTTCATGGTCCTCATCGACGCTGGCATGCCCGGATACTTCGGATACAGCCCCTCCGACCTCAACTGGTACGACAACTTGGCGCACTATCTCGGGACGCTCGTGATGACGATGTTCCTCTGGTCCTTCATCTGTTGGACCATGAGCCCGACCGGACCTCCGAGAACGAACGGCAGGAGAAAGTTCTGGGCTGCGATCTTGACCATGGTGGTAATCTCGTTCTTCTTCGAGTTCACCGAGTTCTTCACCGACACCGTATTCGGCTGGAGCAACTTCCACCCGGGCGTGGACACGGCGGGGGACCTGATATTCGACTTCGCAGGCGTGTTCACCGCCGGCGTGGTGATCGCGAGACACAGGGTAAGCACTTTGACAAGGCCGTTCTGGCACATCGACGCGATGACCGCATGAGCGAGCTCTAGAGCGCTCCTCTCTCCACCTTGTCGATCGCCTCTAGCAGGTCCGACGGCCTCATCCTGTCTGGCATGTTCCTGCTGTCCACATCCTTGTCCGCCGCGTGCTCCACAGCCGTCCTCAGAGCCGCCTTTGACGGGTCCCCAAGGAGCTTCAGCCTGATCGGCAGACCGACCTTCTCGCACCAGGAAACGACCTGCTGCACCTCCTCCCTTGGCCTCTTCTCGTAGACCATCTGGACGATGGTCGTGAACGCAACGACCTCGCCGTGTTCTCCCTTGATCTGTCCGGTCTTCATGAGCCCGTTGTGCAGCGCATGGGCGAGCGCGCAGCCGGTGTTCTCAAAAGCCATGGCCGACGAGAGCTTGACGGCTTCTATTATGTCATCGACGTCGAGCGAGTGTATCCCGTTTCTGAGATCAGTGATGGCCTTGAGACCATGCTCCATAAGGCTCTTGTAGCACGC
It contains:
- a CDS encoding superoxide dismutase, giving the protein MDEIKTFSLPKLAYGYADLKPYISEEQLKIHYEKHHQAYVNGANGILAKLDKARAEGVDYDVKATLKELSWNIGGHVLHSLFWGNLAPKGKGGDKPGGKLAEWLVKEFGTLDRFKKEFTMAANSVEGSGWAALALGAQTTRPYLMQIEKHNLNVMPTYTILMVVDVFEHAYYIDYKNDRGKFLEAFWNLVDWDAVGKRLEAHT
- a CDS encoding cobalamin-dependent protein (Presence of a B(12) (cobalamin)-binding domain implies dependence on cobalamin itself, in one of its several forms, or in some unusual lineages, dependence on a cobalamin-like analog.); this encodes MTDRQSILNELENSVKGLQQEAAVEAARKARAAGVSPVDAIENGLAKGIREVGEKFARKEMFVVELIYAATIMEAAIKVLEPELKRSKEKRHSVANVVLGTVAGDIHDIGKNLVRIMFEAGGFEVHDIGKDAPTETFVSKAKEVGAGLIGASSLMTTTVEGQREVVEALRAAGIKAPVMVGGAAVSEEWAKEIGAHYSSDAGTAVEQAKLLLGKGA
- a CDS encoding trimethylamine methyltransferase family protein, whose amino-acid sequence is MAVARLKFFDKDEEELVHEQSLRCLEMIGVMVKSQTVLKMLERAGAAIDLKKGVAKLPERMVMDAVKNAPKKIKLGARDQRHEREIPVDTYPLLSTTGLAVHTRDLETGMQRPTTNKDLANFSIMADAMPGLDICWTTVTANDVPQEALAVNSLWTVLQNNTKHIHVVPATHGAEDARKQVELASLVVGGPEQLRKKPIFSVISCSIAPLCFEKAEIEAQAEFARAGIPVISMSMSISGLSSPVTMAGTLENINAENLASLVISQTAAQGAPFVYSSESAPMNMMTGVMDYNSYHLPLISAGAAQMAMRYGLPSHTSSWGFETKDPGIQASLSEAFGVMLNTFSGSDMMSGAGSLDNAKGAALEQVVLDSTVWQDIRTYMHRFPVSKDAIALNVVEAVGHAGTFLKHPHTLRNFRTDILARDQSKRNWQATLSTSMSSETKAIAKQVLREHKVPALPADVVKRGNELVKAWERQVGAHLAH